In Pithys albifrons albifrons isolate INPA30051 chromosome 6, PitAlb_v1, whole genome shotgun sequence, a single genomic region encodes these proteins:
- the FIBIN gene encoding fin bud initiation factor homolog yields the protein MPGPLRLLGLLWLCSLCRGYFEGPLYPEMSNGSLHHYFVPDGDYEENDDPERCQLLFRVSEQRRCGAAAAAGSGLSLREELTVLGRQVEDAGRVLEGIGRSISYDLDGEESYGAYLRRESAQISDAYSSSDRSLSELEGKFRQGQEQSGREESRLGDSFVGLLLHARALLRETRHISSGLRDKHDLLALTVRSHGARLSRLKNDYLRA from the coding sequence ATGCCGGGGCCCCTGcgcctgctggggctgctctggctctgcagcctctgccgCGGCTACTTCGAGGGGCCGCTGTACCCCGAGATGTCCAACGGGAGTCTGCACCACTACTTCGTCCCCGACGGGGACTACGAGGAGAACGACGACCCCGAGCGCTGCCAGCTGCTGTTCCGGGTGAGCGAGCAGCGGCGCTGCGgcgcggcagcggcggcgggcAGCGGGCTCAGCCTGCGGGAGGAGCTCACGGTGCTGGGGCGGCAGGTGGAGGACGCGGGCCGGGTGCTGGAGGGCATCGGCAGGAGCATCTCCTACGACCTGGACGGGGAGGAGAGCTACGGCGCCTACCTGCGCCGCGAGTCGGCACAGATCAGCGACGCCTACTCCAGCTCGGACCGCTCGCTGAGCGAGCTGGAGGGTAAGTTCcgccaggggcaggagcagagcgGCCGGGAGGAATCCCGTCTGGGCGACAGCTTcgtggggctgctgctgcacgCCCGCGCCCTGCTCCGAGAGACGCGCCACATCTCCAGCGGTCTGCGCGACAAGCACGACCTGCTGGCCCTCACCGTGCGCAGCCACGGCGCCCGCCTCAGCCGCCTCAAGAACGACTACCTGCGCGCCTGA